A region from the Populus trichocarpa isolate Nisqually-1 chromosome 18, P.trichocarpa_v4.1, whole genome shotgun sequence genome encodes:
- the LOC7465415 gene encoding CBL-interacting serine/threonine-protein kinase 5 has protein sequence MEERHVLFGKYEMGRLLGKGTFAKVYYGKHSVTGDSVAIKVINTDQVKKEGMMEQIQTEISVMHLVRHPNIVELKEVMATKTKIFFIMEYVRGGELFAKVAKGRLKEEVARKYFQQLISAIDYCHSRGVYHRDLKPENILLDEDENLKISDFGLSALPEQLLQDGLLHTLCGTPAYVAPEVLRKKGYDGSKADTWSCGVILYVLLAGFLPFQDENVMKMYKKIFKAEYEFQPWFSTDAKRLISRLLVADPERRITIPAIMRNHWFLKGFLRPMAFSIQESIMDKTEEDQDLDSCSVVKPKVSSPRFFNAFEFISSMSSGFDLSSLFETKKKPGSMFTSKVSASAIMEKIEGVAEGLNFKVAKVKDFKVRLQSPCEGRKGKLAVTTEVFEVAPEVAVVEFSKSSGDTLEYATFCKEDVRPALKDIVWTWQGDNVCTNDNNNSQVEDCEIQLL, from the coding sequence ATGGAGGAGAGGCATGTTCTTTTTGGGAAGTATGAGATGGGGAGGCTACTGGGGAAGGGGACTTTTGCTAAAGTTTACTATGGGAAACACTCGGTAACCGGAGACAGTGTGGCTATCAAAGTTATAAACACAGATCAAGTCAAGAAAGAAGGCATGATGGAACAAATCCAGACAGAGATCTCAGTGATGCATCTTGTTCGTCATCCCAACATTGTTGAGCTCAAGGAAGTCATGGCTACAAAGACTAAGATCTTCTTCATCATGGAGTATGTTCGAGGTGGAGAGTTGTTTGCCAAAGTAGCCAAAGGAAGGCTCAAAGAAGAAGTTGCTCGAAAATATTTCCAGCAACTAATCAGCGCGATTGATTATTGTCACAGCAGAGGTGTTTATCATCGAGACTTGAAGCCAGAGAATATATTGCTTGATGAAGACGAAAACTTGAAAATCTCTGATTTTGGCTTGTCAGCCTTACCTGAACAATTGCTGCAAGATGGACTTTTGCATACTCTGTGCGGGACTCCTGCTTATGTTGCCCCAGAAGTTTTGAGAAAGAAAGGCTATGATGGATCAAAAGCAGATACATGGTCATGTGGGGTGATTCTCTACGTGCTTCTTGCAGGATTCTTGCCATTTCAAGATGAAAATGTTATGAAGATGTACAAGAAAATCTTCAAGGCTGAATATGAGTTTCAGCCTTGGTTTTCAACAGATGCTAAGAGGTTGATTTCAAGACTTCTTGTTGCTGATCCTGAAAGGAGAATCACAATTCCTGCCATAATGAGAAATCATTGGTTTCTGAAAGGGTTTTTAAGACCAATGGCCTTTTCAATTCAAGAATCAATCATGGATAAAACAGAAGAAGATCAAGATCTTGATTCTTGTTCTGTTGTCAAGCCTAAAGTATCATCACCAAGATTCTTCAATGCATTCGAGTTCATCTCTTCAATGTCATCTGGGTTTGATCTGTCCAGTCTTTTTGAGACTAAGAAGAAACCAGGGTCGATGTTCACTTCGAAAGTGTCAGCAAGTGCTATCATGGAAAAGATTGAAGGAGTTGCAGAAGGGCTGAATTTTAAGGTAGCAAAAGTTAAAGATTTCAAAGTGAGGTTACAAAGTCCATGTGAGGGAAGAAAGGGGAAGCTGGCAGTGACAACAGAGGTGTTCGAGGTGGCACCGGAGGTTGCGGTGGTGGAGTTCTCCAAGTCTTCCGGAGATACCTTGGAGTATGCCACGTTCTGCAAGGAAGATGTCAGGCCTGCACTAAAAGACATTGTTTGGACATGGCAAGGAGACAATGTTTGTACTAATGATAACAACAATAGTCAAGTAGAAGATTGTGAAATTCAATTGTTGTAG